In a genomic window of Sulfuriferula nivalis:
- a CDS encoding DUF1501 domain-containing protein gives MQRREFLAGLLGMGMVAVGSSAWALRTPVPTQRKLIVIMLRGAVDGLSVVVPYADNNYYQLRDSIAIPRPNIAEGVWDLDGYFGLHPALSALQPLWQQKKLAFVHASGSPDPTRSHFDAQDYMESGTPGRKSTADGWMNRLLGVLPGATTPTRGMSLGTVMPRIFMGSAPVGNMAAGAGALRQTALDRPQVNSAFAQLYQGNSKLAQLYQESQDTRQEVMGAMDKEMTAANGGAAMPNGFPQDAARLAKLMRNDSNVQLVFMDLGGWDTHINQGAAQGQLANHLQPLGQGLANLAQGLGDLFDDTTIVVMSEFGRTAKQNGNNGTDHGHGNVMWLLGGRVNGGHVAGDWQGLDDAHLHEQRDLPVTTDFRAVLSQVAERHLQLSDAQLNKVFPDMGQINSHLQLIV, from the coding sequence ATGCAGCGCAGAGAATTTCTGGCAGGGTTGTTAGGCATGGGTATGGTGGCTGTCGGTTCTTCGGCGTGGGCGTTGCGTACGCCTGTGCCGACACAGCGTAAATTGATCGTTATCATGTTGCGTGGTGCGGTAGATGGTTTAAGTGTGGTCGTTCCTTATGCCGACAACAACTATTATCAGCTGCGCGACAGTATCGCCATTCCGCGTCCGAATATAGCCGAAGGCGTGTGGGATCTGGATGGCTATTTCGGGCTGCATCCTGCATTGAGCGCACTGCAACCTTTATGGCAGCAAAAAAAACTGGCGTTCGTACACGCGTCAGGCTCGCCCGATCCGACCCGTTCACATTTTGATGCACAGGACTATATGGAGTCAGGCACGCCGGGACGTAAATCGACTGCTGATGGCTGGATGAATCGGCTGCTGGGAGTCTTGCCGGGTGCGACTACACCAACCCGTGGGATGAGCCTGGGTACGGTAATGCCACGGATTTTTATGGGCAGTGCTCCCGTAGGCAATATGGCTGCCGGGGCTGGCGCTTTGCGTCAGACCGCGCTGGACAGACCGCAGGTGAATAGCGCATTTGCGCAGTTGTACCAAGGTAACAGCAAGCTGGCGCAGCTCTATCAGGAATCGCAGGACACACGGCAGGAAGTGATGGGTGCGATGGATAAGGAAATGACCGCAGCCAATGGTGGCGCAGCAATGCCGAACGGGTTCCCGCAGGATGCGGCGCGCCTCGCTAAACTGATGCGTAATGATAGTAATGTGCAACTGGTATTCATGGACTTGGGTGGCTGGGATACCCATATCAATCAAGGCGCTGCACAAGGGCAGCTGGCAAATCACCTGCAACCGCTGGGGCAGGGGTTGGCAAATTTGGCGCAGGGTTTGGGCGATCTGTTTGATGATACAACGATAGTGGTAATGTCCGAGTTTGGACGCACTGCCAAGCAAAATGGCAATAACGGGACTGACCACGGCCACGGCAATGTCATGTGGCTGCTGGGAGGGCGTGTTAATGGCGGACATGTAGCGGGCGATTGGCAAGGGCTGGACGATGCGCATTTGCATGAGCAACGTGATTTGCCCGTCACCACGGATTTTCGTGCGGTATTAAGTCAAGTTGCAGAACGTCATCTGCAATTGAGTGATGCGCAGTTGAATAAGGTTTTTCCCGATATGGGGCAGATAAATAGCCACTTACAGTTAATCGTATAA
- a CDS encoding alpha/beta hydrolase family protein, with amino-acid sequence MRLLNILWLLLVVANVSVQAAEPVSVQDRVVHDDKRNRDIPVRIYLRAMRQPEPVVLFSHGLGGSREGSTYLAQHWAEHGYVVVMLQHAGSDAAVWQSVPAMQRMRALREAANGENLLLRIGDVKAVLDQLTRWQQTPGDMLAGRLDMQHIGMSGHSFGAVTTQMVSGEMLGKQDMSDSRIKAAVILSPSAPRAGDGDTAFANVHLPWLLMTGSKDVSPIGSIDVASRLSVYPALAAGDKYELVLADAQHASFGDRVANTGDAGRAHSFHQVILAFSTAFWDAYLRGDKTARSWLSSKAASALLERDDHLQNK; translated from the coding sequence ATGAGACTGCTAAACATATTGTGGCTGTTGCTGGTAGTGGCTAATGTCAGCGTACAGGCGGCAGAACCAGTGTCGGTGCAGGATAGAGTGGTGCACGACGATAAACGTAATCGGGATATTCCTGTGCGTATTTATTTGCGGGCTATGCGACAACCTGAACCAGTGGTGCTGTTCAGCCATGGCTTGGGCGGTTCACGTGAGGGTTCAACCTATCTGGCACAACACTGGGCCGAGCACGGTTACGTAGTGGTGATGCTGCAACATGCGGGAAGTGATGCTGCGGTGTGGCAGTCAGTGCCAGCCATGCAACGTATGCGGGCGTTACGGGAAGCTGCGAATGGGGAAAACTTGCTACTGCGCATAGGTGATGTCAAAGCTGTGCTGGATCAACTCACACGCTGGCAACAGACGCCGGGGGATATGCTGGCTGGTCGGCTGGATATGCAGCATATCGGCATGTCTGGACATTCATTCGGCGCGGTCACCACGCAAATGGTCAGTGGCGAAATGTTGGGCAAACAGGATATGAGCGATTCACGTATCAAGGCAGCAGTAATACTCAGTCCCAGTGCACCGCGGGCTGGGGATGGTGATACGGCATTCGCCAATGTACATCTGCCGTGGTTATTGATGACAGGAAGCAAGGATGTGTCACCCATCGGTAGCATAGATGTGGCTTCGCGCTTGAGTGTTTACCCAGCTTTAGCAGCGGGCGATAAGTATGAACTGGTACTGGCCGATGCACAGCATGCGAGTTTTGGTGACCGAGTTGCAAATACCGGTGACGCAGGTCGTGCCCATAGTTTTCATCAGGTGATACTGGCTTTTAGTACCGCTTTTTGGGATGCCTATTTGCGCGGGGACAAGACCGCCCGTTCTTGGCTAAGCAGCAAAGCTGCGAGCGCATTGCTGGAACGGGACGACCATCTGCAAAACAAGTGA
- a CDS encoding bestrophin family protein, whose product MIVRGRPSGLQLFFVLRGSILRQIWKVLLVNIIIAILVTINHGDLFALKITLTAIPFTLIGLPLAIFLGFRNNAAYDRYWEGRKRWGDIVVDSQNLARQCMNLIKHSEPLQLTRGLDDMRIRMIYRTIAYVHALRHLLRNTDARDEVRLLLTANEWAKVGTVANFPNYLLNQMAQDLRTSLDENRIEPCLAANIDTTLTSFLSAAAACERIKSTPIPFSYTLMLHRTAYLYCFLLPFGLVDSLGFMTPFVVGIVAYTFFGLDALGDEIEEPFGDSPNDLALSAICRNIEINMRDALGEQHDLKPLQPVNYCLM is encoded by the coding sequence ATGATAGTACGAGGCCGCCCTTCAGGCTTGCAATTGTTTTTTGTCTTGCGCGGCTCAATTTTGCGGCAGATTTGGAAGGTGCTGCTGGTCAATATCATCATTGCTATCCTGGTGACGATCAACCACGGTGATCTATTTGCCCTCAAGATCACATTGACTGCTATCCCGTTTACCCTGATAGGTTTGCCGCTGGCTATTTTCCTTGGCTTTCGCAATAACGCGGCTTATGACCGCTACTGGGAAGGTCGTAAACGCTGGGGGGATATCGTGGTGGACAGCCAGAATCTGGCCAGACAATGCATGAACCTGATCAAGCACAGCGAACCACTACAATTGACACGTGGGCTGGACGATATGCGCATACGCATGATTTATCGCACTATCGCTTATGTACATGCACTGCGCCACCTGTTACGCAACACCGATGCGCGTGATGAGGTACGACTGCTACTCACGGCAAATGAATGGGCAAAGGTGGGTACGGTGGCAAACTTCCCCAATTACTTGCTCAATCAAATGGCACAAGACCTGCGTACCAGCCTGGATGAGAACCGCATAGAACCCTGCCTGGCGGCAAATATTGATACTACTTTAACCAGTTTCTTGAGCGCAGCCGCTGCCTGTGAACGTATCAAAAGCACGCCGATACCATTTTCGTACACCTTGATGTTGCACAGAACCGCCTATTTATATTGCTTTCTGCTGCCTTTTGGTCTGGTTGACAGCCTTGGCTTCATGACACCATTTGTGGTCGGGATAGTCGCTTACACTTTCTTTGGACTGGATGCCTTAGGTGACGAGATCGAAGAACCATTTGGGGATTCACCGAATGATCTGGCATTAAGCGCAATCTGTCGCAACATAGAAATCAATATGCGCGACGCACTCGGTGAACAGCACGATTTAAAACCGTTGCAGCCCGTAAATTACTGCCTGATGTGA
- a CDS encoding IS110 family transposase yields the protein MKITTIGIDLAKTVFQIHGVDEHGKAILRKRLNRSEMTVFFAKLAPCLIGMEACGSAHHWARKLSQFGHVVKLMAPQFVKPYVKTNKNDMADAEAICEAVARPNMRYVAVKNIEQQGVLSIHRARAGFVKSRTALANQIRGLLAEFGIVIPQGIRSIMKKMPSILEDEENGLPGVMRNLMRGLTEHLKGLDTLVAELEIQIQRWHRESDASRKLESIPGIGPITASAIVATIGNAREFNNGRQLAAWLGLVPRQHSSGGKPTLLGISKRGDAYLRTLLIHGARSVIRVAETRMDGDNWLRKLLARRNRNVASVALANKNARIIWALLVREQSFQPGYVTTGNWAVTSSD from the coding sequence ATGAAGATTACGACGATTGGAATTGATTTGGCAAAGACTGTATTTCAGATTCACGGTGTAGATGAACATGGCAAGGCGATCTTGCGTAAACGGCTTAATCGATCAGAGATGACAGTATTCTTTGCCAAGCTAGCACCCTGTCTGATCGGCATGGAAGCCTGCGGCAGCGCACATCACTGGGCCAGAAAACTAAGCCAGTTCGGTCATGTTGTAAAGTTGATGGCACCACAATTTGTGAAGCCATATGTCAAAACCAACAAGAACGATATGGCTGATGCTGAAGCCATTTGTGAAGCAGTAGCACGACCCAACATGCGCTATGTTGCTGTGAAAAATATCGAGCAACAGGGGGTGCTATCGATCCATCGTGCGCGTGCCGGATTTGTAAAAAGCCGAACCGCACTAGCCAATCAGATACGCGGATTGCTCGCTGAATTTGGCATTGTAATCCCGCAAGGCATTCGCTCTATCATGAAGAAAATGCCATCAATACTGGAAGATGAGGAAAACGGTTTGCCAGGTGTGATGCGCAATCTCATGCGCGGATTGACTGAGCATCTGAAGGGGCTGGACACACTGGTTGCAGAATTGGAAATACAGATTCAGCGGTGGCACCGTGAGAGCGATGCCAGTCGGAAGCTGGAATCTATTCCTGGCATTGGCCCGATCACAGCGAGCGCGATCGTGGCAACTATTGGCAATGCAAGAGAGTTTAACAATGGTCGCCAGTTGGCTGCATGGTTGGGTTTGGTACCCAGGCAACACTCAAGCGGGGGCAAGCCAACACTGTTGGGGATTAGCAAACGGGGTGATGCGTATCTGCGAACTTTGCTGATTCATGGTGCGCGGTCGGTGATCCGGGTTGCAGAAACGCGGATGGATGGTGATAACTGGCTGCGTAAGTTGTTGGCAAGGCGAAACAGGAATGTAGCGTCGGTGGCGTTGGCCAACAAGAATGCACGGATCATCTGGGCACTGCTGGTGCGTGAACAGTCATTCCAACCTGGTTATGTTACGACAGGCAATTGGGCTGTGACATCTTCAGACTAA
- a CDS encoding winged helix-turn-helix domain-containing protein: MSFPSYKEIEIPLLLNIYKKGGKVSSSSCYEPLAKIFNLTNEETMRLLSDGTNRPQWNNMVQWARKVLVDYKYLHNAKKSGNGVWELTELGIKKAEALAAKIDINYPDDVSDTFFEGAVRQINVNKYERSKTARDKCIDHYGHKCSVCDMDFENIYGEIGLDFIHVHHITPISKIGKLYELDPVKDLRPICPNCHSMLHRRTPPFTIEELKKLMR, encoded by the coding sequence ATGTCATTTCCCAGCTACAAAGAAATAGAAATTCCACTTCTTTTAAATATATATAAAAAAGGCGGAAAGGTTAGCTCTTCATCATGTTACGAGCCACTAGCAAAAATTTTCAATCTAACGAATGAAGAAACGATGCGATTACTATCGGACGGAACGAACCGTCCACAATGGAACAATATGGTGCAATGGGCCAGAAAAGTACTCGTAGATTACAAATATCTTCACAATGCCAAAAAATCAGGTAATGGTGTATGGGAATTAACTGAACTCGGAATAAAAAAAGCAGAAGCTCTAGCTGCAAAAATAGATATCAATTATCCAGATGATGTTTCAGATACTTTCTTCGAAGGTGCGGTAAGACAGATAAATGTTAATAAGTATGAAAGAAGCAAAACTGCGAGAGATAAATGCATAGATCATTATGGTCACAAATGCAGCGTATGTGATATGGACTTCGAAAATATATATGGTGAAATTGGGCTAGATTTTATTCATGTTCACCACATCACGCCAATATCTAAAATTGGCAAACTATATGAGTTAGACCCAGTAAAAGATTTACGGCCAATATGCCCCAATTGTCATTCCATGCTTCACAGGAGAACACCCCCATTTACTATTGAAGAACTAAAAAAATTAATGCGGTGA
- the lipA gene encoding lipoyl synthase — MADIKLHKGEAKTARIPIKIVPQERLKMPSWIRAKSPNSPEVIALKAILREQKLHTVCEEASCPNLGECFKHGTATFMILGDLCTRRCPFCDVGHGKPLPPDADEPAHLGQTIAAMKLKYVVITSVDRDDLRDGGAQHFADCISAVRSASPNTRIEVLVPDFRGRLDIALDILGSAPPDVMNHNMETVPRLYKAARPGADYDHSLQLLKDFKARHPDIPTKSGIMVGLGETDEEVLALMQDLRAHDVDMLTIGQYLQPSAHHIPLTRYVTPEQFLVFETAAMAMGFKHAACGPMVRSSYHADQQAMGV; from the coding sequence ATGGCCGACATCAAACTCCACAAAGGCGAAGCGAAAACCGCCCGCATCCCGATTAAAATCGTTCCACAGGAACGCCTAAAAATGCCGTCGTGGATACGTGCCAAGTCGCCGAATTCGCCTGAAGTCATTGCGCTCAAAGCCATATTGCGCGAGCAAAAATTGCACACTGTCTGCGAAGAAGCCTCCTGCCCCAACCTCGGCGAGTGCTTCAAACATGGCACGGCCACCTTCATGATACTGGGCGACCTGTGTACACGCCGCTGCCCATTCTGCGACGTCGGTCACGGTAAACCTTTGCCGCCAGATGCTGACGAACCTGCTCACCTCGGACAAACCATCGCAGCGATGAAACTCAAATACGTCGTCATCACCAGCGTGGACAGAGACGACTTACGTGACGGCGGCGCTCAGCATTTCGCCGACTGCATCAGCGCAGTCCGCAGCGCGTCACCCAATACTCGCATCGAAGTCCTCGTACCCGACTTCCGTGGACGCCTGGACATCGCGCTGGACATCCTCGGTAGCGCCCCACCCGACGTCATGAACCACAACATGGAAACCGTACCGCGCCTGTACAAAGCCGCCCGTCCCGGTGCCGATTACGACCACTCCCTGCAATTACTAAAAGATTTCAAAGCCCGCCACCCAGACATCCCCACCAAATCCGGCATCATGGTCGGACTGGGTGAAACTGACGAAGAAGTGCTGGCGCTAATGCAAGACCTGCGCGCGCATGACGTGGATATGTTAACAATAGGCCAATACCTGCAACCGTCCGCACATCACATCCCGCTCACCCGCTATGTCACGCCAGAACAGTTTTTAGTATTTGAAACTGCCGCAATGGCAATGGGGTTCAAACATGCAGCGTGTGGCCCTATGGTGCGTAGTAGCTACCATGCGGATCAGCAGGCGATGGGGGTTTGA
- the lipB gene encoding lipoyl(octanoyl) transferase LipB, which translates to MQDITIRKLGRVDYLPTWQAMQDFTAQRGADTVDEIWLLEHPPVYTLGQAGKPEHLLNATNIPLINIDRGGQITYHGPGQLVAYLLIDIKRRGYGVRDLVQRMEQVIIDLLASYNLIAQRRENAPGVYVNDAKIAALGLRIKHGCSYHGLALNVDMDMRPFANINPCGYQGMAVTQLRDLSANIDLNLLNAQLRELLIHHISI; encoded by the coding sequence TTGCAAGATATAACCATACGCAAACTTGGTCGTGTAGATTACCTGCCAACATGGCAAGCCATGCAGGATTTCACCGCCCAGCGTGGCGCTGATACAGTGGATGAAATATGGCTGCTGGAACACCCACCTGTCTACACATTGGGACAGGCAGGCAAACCTGAGCATCTGCTCAACGCCACCAACATACCGCTCATCAACATAGACCGTGGTGGACAAATCACTTACCACGGCCCCGGACAACTCGTCGCTTATCTGCTGATAGACATCAAACGCCGGGGCTATGGCGTACGTGATCTAGTGCAGCGTATGGAACAAGTCATTATCGACCTGTTAGCCAGTTACAACCTGATCGCGCAACGCCGCGAAAATGCACCCGGCGTATACGTAAACGATGCCAAAATCGCCGCACTGGGCTTACGCATCAAACATGGTTGCAGTTATCACGGTCTGGCGCTCAATGTCGATATGGACATGCGCCCCTTTGCCAACATCAATCCCTGTGGCTATCAAGGCATGGCGGTTACCCAATTACGCGATTTAAGTGCTAATATCGACCTCAATCTGCTCAATGCGCAATTGCGCGAGCTACTCATACACCACATCAGCATATAA
- a CDS encoding HP0495 family protein produces MSEIKPEDSLIEYPTDFPLKIMGATHPEFQATIANVVLEHAPDFEPATIECRPSTAGNYLSLTCTIRAQNREQLDNLYRALTSHHMVKMVL; encoded by the coding sequence ATGAGCGAAATCAAACCTGAAGACAGCCTCATCGAGTACCCCACTGATTTCCCATTGAAAATCATGGGGGCAACCCATCCTGAATTTCAGGCAACCATAGCCAACGTCGTACTCGAACACGCACCCGATTTTGAGCCCGCAACCATAGAGTGCCGTCCGAGCACAGCAGGCAATTACCTCAGCCTGACTTGCACCATACGCGCCCAAAATCGTGAACAGCTGGATAATCTGTACCGCGCTTTGACCTCGCATCACATGGTCAAAATGGTGCTGTAA
- a CDS encoding D-alanyl-D-alanine carboxypeptidase family protein: protein MKKIIAFVLLFLSTLSFAAELPMAPPPELAAKAWLLMDANSGQVLVEKDADRRIEPASLTKLMSAYLSFAAIKQGRLKLSDTVPVSDKAWKTEGSRMFIEPNKPVTVDELLHGMIVQSGNDATIALAESIGGNEAGFVTMMNKEAQRLGMTHTHFVTATGLPDPQHYTTARDLSLIATAIIRDYPEFHPLYSIKEYRYNNITQPNRNRLLWSDPSVDGMKTGHTESAGYCLIASAHRGTRRLLSVVLGANSDALRAAESQRLLNYGFQFYDSAKLYNHDQTVASLKVWKGSQSLIKAGFTSDLYVSIPRGRSKDLKTTLTTRQPLLAPLSRGQNIGTLKISLDNKVLTQFPVVALENVSVASFIGRAWDSMMLKFK, encoded by the coding sequence ATGAAAAAAATTATTGCATTTGTACTACTCTTTTTATCGACACTCAGTTTTGCTGCCGAATTACCCATGGCTCCACCGCCGGAACTGGCTGCCAAAGCATGGTTACTGATGGATGCAAACAGTGGTCAGGTTTTAGTTGAAAAGGATGCTGACCGTCGCATCGAACCCGCCTCACTGACCAAACTGATGAGCGCCTATTTAAGCTTTGCCGCCATTAAACAAGGGCGACTGAAGCTCTCAGACACCGTCCCGGTTTCAGACAAAGCCTGGAAAACAGAAGGCTCACGCATGTTCATAGAGCCGAACAAACCCGTCACCGTGGATGAATTGCTGCATGGCATGATAGTCCAGTCAGGCAATGATGCCACCATAGCACTAGCTGAAAGCATAGGTGGCAATGAGGCCGGCTTTGTCACCATGATGAACAAGGAAGCTCAGCGTCTGGGCATGACTCACACCCACTTTGTGACAGCCACGGGCTTACCCGACCCGCAACACTATACCACCGCACGTGATTTAAGCCTGATAGCGACTGCCATCATCCGTGATTATCCGGAATTCCATCCGCTGTATTCAATTAAGGAATATCGTTATAACAACATTACCCAACCCAACCGCAATCGCTTGTTGTGGAGCGACCCATCCGTAGACGGAATGAAAACAGGTCATACCGAAAGCGCCGGATATTGCCTGATCGCCTCAGCACATCGCGGCACTCGACGCTTACTTTCAGTCGTACTGGGTGCAAATTCAGACGCGCTGCGTGCGGCAGAAAGCCAACGCCTGCTGAACTACGGCTTCCAATTTTATGACAGCGCAAAGCTCTATAACCATGACCAGACCGTCGCTTCCCTAAAAGTCTGGAAAGGCAGCCAAAGCCTGATTAAGGCAGGTTTCACCAGCGATTTATATGTCAGCATCCCACGTGGCCGCAGCAAAGATTTAAAAACCACACTCACCACGCGTCAGCCACTATTGGCACCATTGAGCCGTGGTCAAAACATAGGCACACTTAAAATCAGCCTCGACAATAAAGTGCTTACCCAATTCCCCGTAGTGGCACTAGAAAATGTCAGCGTCGCCAGCTTTATCGGCCGCGCCTGGGACAGCATGATGCTGAAATTTAAATAA
- a CDS encoding septal ring lytic transglycosylase RlpA family protein has protein sequence MNKILILFIIISLAGCASAPKRPLPSEPSSTIAHTKKSGGYYMDDGPGDNPPANLDAIPDAIPKIEPLHKYANRPYVTLGESYTPLTEISTYQAQGIASWYGKKFNGKPTSSGEPYDMYGMSAAHLTLPIPSYARVKSLTTGKSVIVRINDRGPFHSKRIIDLSYTAAYKLGIVQGGSGMVEVTAITPAEISQGRDIPATTTGIFLQLGSFSNRDNAEKLLARASTQLSKSNAALVILTKQDHYRVALGPYEDDDSAKIAAQEIESRMNLKPIRTVIE, from the coding sequence ATGAACAAAATACTCATTTTATTCATCATTATCAGTTTGGCCGGCTGTGCCAGCGCACCCAAACGTCCACTGCCGTCAGAACCCAGCAGCACTATCGCGCACACCAAGAAATCTGGCGGTTATTATATGGACGATGGCCCAGGCGATAACCCGCCAGCCAACCTTGATGCCATTCCCGATGCCATCCCCAAAATAGAACCCTTGCACAAATATGCAAATCGACCCTATGTAACCCTGGGTGAATCCTACACCCCTCTTACTGAAATCAGCACTTATCAGGCGCAAGGTATTGCCTCCTGGTATGGCAAAAAATTCAATGGCAAACCCACATCATCAGGCGAACCGTATGACATGTACGGCATGAGTGCCGCCCACCTGACGCTGCCCATTCCCAGCTACGCGCGTGTCAAATCACTCACCACCGGCAAATCCGTCATCGTTCGTATTAATGACAGAGGTCCTTTTCACAGCAAACGCATCATCGACCTGTCCTACACCGCCGCATACAAACTCGGCATAGTCCAGGGTGGCAGCGGCATGGTAGAAGTCACTGCGATCACACCTGCTGAAATAAGCCAGGGGCGCGACATTCCTGCCACTACCACAGGCATATTTTTACAACTAGGCAGCTTCAGTAATCGTGACAATGCCGAAAAACTCCTCGCCCGAGCCAGTACCCAGCTTAGCAAGAGCAATGCTGCGCTGGTGATATTAACCAAACAAGATCACTACCGTGTCGCTCTCGGACCATACGAAGATGACGACAGCGCCAAAATCGCAGCGCAAGAAATTGAATCCCGCATGAACTTAAAACCCATACGCACTGTCATTGAATAA
- the rodA gene encoding rod shape-determining protein RodA — translation MRIKAQLFKYASHLDYTMLLLLFTLMLLSLFLQYSAAGEDSSKLLAHGINMLVALIIMIIVANVPPQYLLALAVPLYTTGVVLLIGVALFGDVVNGSRRWLHLGVTRIQPSEIMKIAMPLMLAWYFHYHEATLKLKDYGIAALLLAIPVALVAKQPDLGTALLISASGFYVLFFAGLPWRVMVAMAIAAGASMPVLWHFLHDYQKNRILTLLDPTQDPLGAGYHIIQSTIAIGSGGTFGKGWLHGTQSHLDFLPEHTTDFVFAVYGEEFGLLGNILLLILYLAIIMRGLQIAANAPTLFSRLMAGSITLAFFTYAFVNMGMVSGILPVVGVPLPMMSYGGTAMVIVMLGFGILMSVSTHRKLLKS, via the coding sequence ATGCGGATTAAAGCCCAACTTTTCAAATATGCCAGCCACCTGGATTACACCATGTTGCTGTTGTTATTTACCCTGATGTTGCTCAGCCTGTTTTTACAATACAGTGCCGCAGGTGAAGACAGCAGCAAACTGCTTGCCCACGGCATCAACATGCTCGTCGCGCTGATCATTATGATCATCGTCGCCAATGTACCGCCACAATACTTACTTGCCCTCGCTGTCCCACTCTATACCACAGGTGTGGTATTACTGATTGGCGTTGCCTTGTTTGGTGATGTGGTCAACGGCTCTCGCCGCTGGCTGCACCTCGGCGTGACTCGCATCCAGCCATCCGAAATTATGAAAATCGCCATGCCACTCATGCTCGCCTGGTATTTCCACTATCATGAAGCCACACTGAAACTCAAAGATTACGGTATAGCAGCTTTACTGCTTGCCATTCCTGTTGCCCTTGTTGCGAAACAGCCCGATCTTGGCACCGCATTGTTAATCAGTGCATCCGGATTTTACGTACTGTTTTTTGCAGGTCTCCCCTGGCGTGTAATGGTAGCCATGGCTATCGCCGCTGGTGCCAGCATGCCGGTACTCTGGCATTTTTTACACGATTACCAAAAAAACCGCATCCTCACTTTACTCGATCCAACTCAGGATCCGTTAGGCGCTGGATATCACATCATCCAGTCCACCATCGCCATCGGCTCTGGGGGTACCTTTGGAAAAGGCTGGTTGCATGGCACACAATCACACCTGGATTTCCTCCCCGAACATACCACTGATTTTGTGTTTGCCGTTTACGGTGAAGAGTTTGGACTGTTAGGTAACATCCTGCTGTTGATACTCTACCTGGCTATTATTATGCGCGGGCTGCAAATTGCGGCTAACGCGCCTACGCTATTTTCCCGCCTGATGGCAGGCAGCATAACATTGGCTTTTTTCACTTATGCTTTTGTAAATATGGGCATGGTCTCTGGCATACTTCCCGTAGTCGGCGTACCCTTACCAATGATGAGTTATGGTGGCACCGCGATGGTTATCGTGATGCTGGGCTTTGGTATTTTAATGAGCGTCAGTACCCACAGGAAACTACTCAAATCATGA